From a single Oreochromis niloticus isolate F11D_XX linkage group LG4, O_niloticus_UMD_NMBU, whole genome shotgun sequence genomic region:
- the wfikkn2a gene encoding WAP, Kazal, immunoglobulin, Kunitz and NTR domain-containing protein 2, translating into MWWMLFHRWIWFLLGHCYTLLLYIDSCRVRAMPMSVAKVVYSHAGLCPNDLNPNLWVDAMSTCMRECESDQDCETFEKCCPNVCGNKSCVAARYIDIKGNKGPIGMPKGATCDKFMCSQQGSECDIWDGQPVCKCRDRCEREPHFTCASDGMTYYNKCYMDAEACSKGISISEVTCRYHLTWPNTSPLPVETTLHPTTALQTTLPTDIQLPAIHNGPSQQAVFVGETATFLCEVSGKPHPEITWEKQLKGKENIVMRPNHVRGNVVVTNIGQLVIYNTQLQDAGIYTCTARNVGGSVSSHYPLVVIKKETKGKNPEGNSTNLPFPAAECLKSPDTDDCGEESISWYYEPKRNNCFTFTYSQCNKNRNHFDTYEACMLSCGGELAAPCSLPSLQGPCKAYEPRWAYSSTLKKCQSFVYGGCGGNENNFQSKEACEEMCPFPKNNNCKVCKPRGKMVASFCKSDFVILGRVTELTEEQESGHALVTVEEILKDEKMGLRFFGKEPLEVTLLNMDWNCPCPNITVADGQLIIMGDVHNGMAVLQPDSFVGSSSNRRIRKLREIISKKTCDFIKDFSTVQ; encoded by the exons ATGTGGTGGATGCTGTTTCACCGATGGATCTGGTTTCTTCTTGGACATTGCTATACTCTACTCCTTTACATAGACAGCTGCCGTGTGAGAGCAATGCCCATGTCTGTGGCAAAAGTGGTGTACTCTCACGCAGGTCTTTGCCCGAACGATCTGAACCCTAACCTGTGGGTGGATGCTATGAGCACCTGCATGCGCGAGTGCGAATCCGATCAG GACTGTGAGACTTTTGAGAAGTGCTGCCCTAATGTATGTGGTAACAAGAGCTGTGTGGCAGCACGCTATATAGACATCAAAGGGAACAAGGGCCCCATTGGAATGCCAAAGGGTGCCACCTGCGACAAGTTCATGTGCTCTCAGCAAGGGTCCGAGTGTGACATCTGGGATGGCCAGCCTGTTTGCAAGTGCCGAGACCGCTGTGAGAGAGAACCCCACTTCACGTGTGCATCTGATGGCATGACGTATTATAACAAGTGCTACATGGACGCCGAGGCATGTTCCAAGGGTATCTCTATCTCTGAGGTCACCTGCAG GTACCACCTGACCTGGCCAAACACCAGCCCACTCCCTGTGGAGACCACATTACATCCCACCACTGCCCTCCAGACCACCCTCCCGACTGACATCCAGCTTCCCGCCATACACAATGGACCCAGCCAGCAGGCTGTCTTTGTGGGTGAGACAGCCACCTTCCTGTGTGAAGTGTCTGGAAAGCCGCATCCGGAAATCACCTGGGAGAAGCAACTGAAAGGGAAAGAGAATATCGTAATGAGACCCAATCACGTCCGAGGGAACGTCGTGGTCACTAACATCGGTCAGCTGGTTATATACAATACGCAACTTCAGGATGCTGGAATCTATACGTGCACGGCCAGAAATGTTGGAGGAAGTGTGTCATCACACTATCCTCTGGTAGTGATCAAGAAAGAAACGAAAGGTAAAAATCCAGAGGGGAACAGCACCAACCTGCCTTTTCCAGCTGCTGAGTGCCTTAAGAGTCCAGACACGGATGACTGTGGGGAAGAGAGCATAAGCTGGTATTATGAACCAAAGAGGAACAACTGCTTCACCTTTACCTACAGTCAgtgcaacaaaaacagaaaccacTTTGACACCTACGAGGCTTGCATGCTGTCATGCGGAGGAGAGCTGGCAGCTCCCTGTAGCCTTCCAAGCCTTCAAGGCCCTTGCAAAGCCTACGAGCCCCGCTGGGCTTATAGCAGCACTCTCAAAAAGTGCCAGTCGTTTGTGTATGGAGGCTGCGGTGGCAACGAGAACAACTTTCAATCTAAAGAGGCCTGCGAAGAGATGTGCCCCTTTCCGAAGAACAACAACTGCAAGGTGTGCAAACCCAGAGGCAAGATGGTGGCCAGCTTTTGCAAGAGCGACTTCGTGATCCTCGGCCGGGTGACCGAGCTGACAGAGGAGCAAGAGTCGGGCCACGCTTTGGTGACGGTGGAGGAGATCTTGAAGGATGAGAAGATGGGTCTTAGGTTCTTTGGCAAAGAACCGCTCGAAGTGACTCTTCTAAACATGGACTGGAACTGCCCCTGCCCCAACATCACCGTGGCCGACGGGCAGCTCATCATCATGGGGGATGTCCACAACGGCATGGCTGTCCTGCAGCCCGACAGCTTTGTAGGCTCCTCGAGCAATCGCAGAATCAGGAAGCTGCGCGAGATAATCAGCAAGAAAACCTGCGatttcattaaagatttctcCACCGTCCAGTAA
- the ankrd40 gene encoding ankyrin repeat domain-containing protein 40 — MSTNSLDKELQEQLREASAIGDIDEVRALVESGVNVNSQNEINGWTCLHWACKRNHKHIVSYLLSCGADKDILTAKDELASQLTSKPEIKRLLGVEVEEVPEVKEPELPIVPNYLSNPPFMYSKMDKKSEVIHLTQNGSGEHAEDTQSDSASLSPTHEPPRKSQSLVFDASAPSSNPTINHSQAQTGEFIPVNEQNGVSPSTAASHSHAVVNCTVPMDLSVEPHLVNHADYPHTVVHNGTVCSPPLASPSPSLASNGGSQVQAPVASTNPTVSRQQSIPQQLSYGQAGGAMPAFQPFFFTSTFPVNVQELVLKVRIQNPNARENDFIEVELDRQELTYRSLLRVCCRELDISAEHVEKIRKLPNTMLRKDKDVARLQDFQELEVVLEKAEGLSLFSGSGGLTDRPCYNMKASRLTY; from the exons ATGTCCACAAATTCGCTGGATAAAGAGCTACAGGAGCAGCTGAGAGAGGCGTCTGCCATCGGGGATATCGATGAAGTGCGGGCGTTAGTGGAGAGTGGGGTTAATGTCAACTCACAAAACGAAATCAACGGATG GACGTGCTTACACTGGGCATGCAAGAGGAATCACAAGCACATAGTGTCCTACTTACTCAGTTGCGGAGCAGACAAAGACATCCTCACAGCAAAGGATGAGTTAGCGTCACAACTGACATCCAAGCCGGAGATCAAAAGACTGTTAGGAG TTGAGGTGGAGGAAGTGCCTGAAGTGAAGGAGCCCGAGTTGCCAATCGTCCCCAACTACCTGTCTAACCCGCCCTTTATGTATTCCAAGATGGACAAGAAGTCAGAGGTGATTCACCTTACACAAAACGGTTCTGGAGAGCACGCTGAAGACACGCAGAGTGATTCGGCATCTCTTTCGCCAACGCACGAGCCTCCTCGGAAATCACAGAGCCTCGTCTTTGATGCCTCCGCTCCTTCCTCAAATCCCACCATCAACCACAGCCAAGCCCAGACTGGGGAGTTCATCCCTGTGAACGAGCAGAACGGTGTCTCACCCAGCACGGCTGCTTCCCACAGTCACGCTGTCGTTAACTGCACGGTGCCCATGGACCTATCAGTCGAGCCTCACCTCGTCAACCACGCCGATTACCCGCACACAGTGGTGCACAACGGCACCGTGTGTTCGCCTCCACTGGCCTCACCCAGTCCCAGCTTGGCTAGCAACGGTGGGAGCCAGGTCCAAGCCCCAGTGGCAAGCACAAACCCAACTGTGAGCAGACAGCAGTCCATCCCGCAGCAGCTGAGTTACGGCCAGGCTGGTGGTGCCATGCCAGCCTTCCAGCCTTTCTTTTTCACCAGCACCTTCCCTGTCAATGTACAAG AGTTGGTACTGAAGGTGCGTATCCAGAACCCCAATGCACGGGAGAACGACTTCATTGAGGTGGAGCTGGACCGCCAGGAGCTCACCTATCGTTCCCTTCTACGAGTCTGTTGCCGTGAGTTGGATATCAGCGCCGAGCACGTGGAGAAGATCCGCAAGCTGCCCAACACCATGCTGAGAAAG GACAAGGATGTGGCTCGGTTGCAGGACTTTCAGGAGCTGGAGGTCGTGTTGGAGAAAGCAGAAGGCCTGTCCCTCTTCTCTGGGTCTGGGGGCCTAACAGACAGACCCTGCTACAACATGAAGGCCTCCCGACTCACCTACTAG